One genomic segment of Mytilus trossulus isolate FHL-02 chromosome 4, PNRI_Mtr1.1.1.hap1, whole genome shotgun sequence includes these proteins:
- the LOC134716030 gene encoding DET1- and DDB1-associated protein 1-like has product MADFLKGLPSHDENNFTKYHTDASCKSSIRKPTVYISTKDYPSEQVITTEKTNILLRYLHQQWDKKNSNKKRDSSKASLDTSTETSSKMPRLGDDDAS; this is encoded by the exons ATG gCTGACTTTTTAAAAGGTTTGCCGTCACATGATGAGAATAATTTCACCAAATATCACACAGATGCTAGTTGTAAATCAAGT ATAAGAAAGCCCACagtttatatttcaacaaaagatTATCCATCAGAACAAg TAATAACaactgaaaaaacaaatatacttcTTCGATATCTACACCAGCAATGGGACAAAAAG aaTTCCAATAAAAAGAGAGATTCCAGTAAAGCCAGTTTAGATACAAGTACGGAAACCTCATCAAAAATGCCCCGACTAGGTGACGACGATGCATCATAG
- the LOC134714208 gene encoding uncharacterized protein LOC134714208, which translates to MEVTDGAQTMRKKPVAASCTCPNGYTKLDNQQISRNCYLFGGIDHCLPWQSAEDICMSTRGAHLWVPDTEDEAEALREKFGIGDDDADVWTGAKDLKNNGTYLFTMTNTQLDLDNLPFGLEEGSNRGRCVELEFNDEEFYADGYWYDIYGWFWDADECDEDELYVCEFPVECL; encoded by the exons ATGGAGGTTACTGATGGAGCACAGACAATGAGGAAGAAACCAGTAGCTG CATCGTGTACGTGTCCAAATGGATACACAAAGCTGGATAATCAACAAATTAGTCGTAACTGTTACCTCTTTGGCGGAATAGATCACTGTCTACCATGGCAGTCGGCTGAG GATATATGTATGAGCACTCGGGGCGCTCACTTATGGGTTCCTGATACCGAAGACGAAGCGGAGGCACTACGGGAAAAGTTTGGAATAG GTGATGACGATGCAGATGTCTGGACCGGGGCCAAAGATCTGAAGAATAATGGTACTTACCTGTTTACAATGACCAATACACAACTCGATCTTGATAATCTACCGTTTGGACTTG AAGAAGGATCGAACCGTGGCAGATGTGTAGAACTAGAGTTTAATGATGAAGAGTTTTATGCAGATGGTTACTGGTATGATATATATGGTTGGTTCTGGGATGCTGATGAGTGCGACGAAGATGAGCTGTATGTGTGCGAGTTTCCAGTT gaatgtcTATGA